A region from the Halomicroarcula saliterrae genome encodes:
- a CDS encoding GNAT family N-acetyltransferase, whose protein sequence is MDIRQATTADSDRIRRIAESSFQSSFALSPEEIATVVEECFSADAVDERLDDGWFLVAEAEVDDDVVVSGFLDGTAAGRIRWLHVDPEARGRGIGSALVEHLVDDHSDDAPLAWEVLDDAVEGGAFCTRFGLTEQGRDWLEIGGHEFGVTVYAEGERAEEPNEPAVPVPDTVRAGDEERPLDSDEPIPGREAPFFHLFVSEQRESAYGYFCSQCGSTDVSADGLDRLECGSCGNVHLADEWDGAYL, encoded by the coding sequence ATGGACATCCGGCAAGCCACGACCGCGGACAGCGACCGCATCAGGCGTATCGCCGAGAGCTCCTTTCAGTCGTCGTTCGCACTCAGTCCCGAGGAGATAGCGACGGTGGTCGAGGAGTGTTTCTCCGCGGACGCCGTCGACGAGCGGCTCGACGACGGGTGGTTCCTCGTCGCCGAGGCCGAGGTCGACGACGACGTGGTTGTCAGTGGCTTTCTCGACGGCACGGCCGCGGGCCGAATCCGGTGGCTCCACGTCGACCCGGAGGCTCGGGGCCGGGGGATCGGGTCGGCGCTGGTCGAGCACCTCGTCGACGACCACAGTGACGACGCACCGCTCGCGTGGGAGGTCCTCGACGACGCCGTCGAGGGCGGGGCGTTCTGCACCAGATTCGGACTCACGGAGCAGGGCCGCGACTGGCTCGAAATCGGCGGCCACGAGTTCGGTGTGACGGTGTACGCCGAGGGCGAGCGGGCAGAGGAACCGAACGAGCCGGCCGTCCCCGTTCCCGACACCGTCCGCGCGGGTGACGAGGAGCGCCCCCTCGACAGCGACGAGCCGATTCCCGGCCGTGAGGCGCCGTTTTTCCACCTGTTCGTCTCCGAACAGCGAGAGTCGGCGTACGGCTACTTCTGTTCGCAGTGTGGCAGCACCGACGTCTCCGCGGACGGGCTTGACAGGCTCGAATGTGGCTCCTGTGGGAACGTCCACCTGGCCGACGAGTGGGACGGGGCGTATCTCTGA
- a CDS encoding metal-dependent hydrolase encodes MVDVMGHFAMALLWALPAWALWDGRVALLFIGFTLTTAMLPDADLVLRTVLPITHHGITHTVLFVTLVAIVAGVVAEYALESQLERQWLKERGYTLAAGTLFVFVTGGLLLGGYSHLFADMLSAPDIAPPVQPFWPFFEKPWSVDLIWYNARLWNAGLLLVAVILHALVAATGFSYSHRWGIQRAE; translated from the coding sequence ATGGTTGACGTCATGGGGCACTTCGCGATGGCCCTGTTGTGGGCGCTTCCGGCGTGGGCTCTCTGGGACGGTCGGGTGGCACTCCTGTTTATCGGGTTCACGCTCACGACAGCGATGCTTCCGGATGCCGACCTGGTCTTGCGGACGGTCCTGCCGATCACCCACCACGGTATCACGCACACCGTTCTGTTCGTTACGCTCGTGGCCATCGTCGCCGGTGTCGTCGCCGAGTACGCCCTCGAATCACAGCTCGAACGGCAGTGGCTCAAAGAGCGAGGGTACACACTCGCCGCGGGGACGCTGTTCGTCTTCGTTACCGGCGGACTTCTGCTGGGGGGCTACAGTCACCTGTTCGCCGATATGCTCTCGGCACCGGACATCGCCCCGCCGGTCCAGCCGTTCTGGCCCTTCTTCGAGAAACCATGGTCCGTCGACCTCATCTGGTACAACGCCAGGCTGTGGAACGCCGGACTCCTCCTCGTCGCGGTCATCCTCCACGCGCTCGTCGCGGCGACCGGGTTCTCGTACTCCCATCGGTGGGGCATCCAGCGGGCGGAGTAG
- a CDS encoding orc1/cdc6 family replication initiation protein → MTELSFTPTSSIFEKREALLEEWTPEELVGRDNELQRYHAALQPVINNESPSNIFLYGKSGVGKTAATRYLLNALKRDAADVHELDLHTIEINCDGLNSSYQAAVALVNELRDPAKQISNTGYPQASVYQFLFEELNEVGGTVLIVLDEVDHIQDDSLLYKLPRARSNGDVTEAKLGVIGISNDLDFRNQLSSKVRSSLCEKEVSFSAYDAQELQLVLQQRDSVAFKDGVLDDGVVQMCAAYGAKDSGDARQALDLLLEAGDLAREYNDTLVTEAHVREARQRLQTDQVVEGIRNYSDHGQLVLYALTLLAERDETPARTKDILAAYQQVANENGMDPVSLRSVRDYLGELDQLGIISSTEFNRGKGGGKYKEHELEQSVSSVKTGLSEILDATP, encoded by the coding sequence ATGACTGAACTCTCGTTTACGCCGACATCGTCGATATTCGAGAAACGTGAGGCGCTTCTGGAGGAGTGGACACCGGAGGAGCTGGTCGGACGTGACAACGAGTTACAACGGTATCACGCCGCCCTGCAGCCGGTCATCAACAACGAGAGTCCATCCAACATCTTCCTCTATGGCAAAAGCGGCGTCGGAAAGACCGCCGCGACGCGATATCTTCTCAACGCGCTCAAACGGGACGCCGCCGACGTCCACGAACTCGACTTACACACCATCGAGATCAACTGCGACGGTCTCAACTCCAGTTACCAGGCCGCCGTGGCACTCGTCAACGAGCTCCGGGACCCGGCCAAGCAGATATCCAACACCGGCTATCCACAGGCCTCGGTCTACCAGTTCCTGTTCGAGGAACTCAACGAGGTCGGTGGCACCGTTCTCATCGTGCTTGACGAGGTCGACCACATTCAGGACGACTCGCTGCTGTACAAGCTCCCGCGCGCTCGGTCCAACGGCGACGTCACCGAGGCGAAGCTGGGCGTCATCGGTATCTCGAACGACCTCGACTTCAGAAACCAGCTCTCCTCGAAAGTGCGCTCCAGCCTCTGCGAGAAGGAGGTGTCGTTCTCGGCGTACGACGCTCAAGAGCTCCAGCTCGTCCTCCAGCAGCGCGACTCCGTGGCGTTCAAGGACGGCGTCCTCGACGACGGCGTCGTCCAGATGTGTGCCGCCTACGGTGCGAAAGACTCCGGTGACGCGCGACAGGCGCTCGACCTGCTGCTGGAAGCCGGGGACCTCGCCAGGGAGTACAACGATACCCTCGTCACGGAGGCCCACGTCCGCGAGGCGCGACAGCGCCTCCAGACCGACCAGGTCGTCGAGGGGATCAGAAACTACTCCGACCACGGCCAGCTCGTCCTCTATGCGCTCACGCTCCTCGCCGAGCGCGACGAGACGCCGGCCCGGACCAAGGACATCCTCGCTGCGTACCAGCAGGTCGCAAACGAGAACGGCATGGACCCCGTCTCGCTGCGCTCGGTGCGGGACTATCTCGGCGAACTCGACCAGCTGGGAATCATCTCCTCGACGGAGTTCAACCGCGGCAAGGGCGGTGGCAAGTACAAGGAACACGAACTCGAACAGTCCGTCTCGTCGGTCAAGACCGGCCTCTCCGAGATTCTCGACGCCACGCCCTGA
- a CDS encoding DUF7510 family protein has product MSESSGSDDTSLESVDFDMEIGNGRTEIRVTGDRDTAVIVRSESGEKIYLPPEDFDREAEPGASAYDSPYEPRSGAQESPYSTHPDASSVTGMEPTAGGYFIVHPEPITDIRFLR; this is encoded by the coding sequence ATGAGTGAGAGTTCGGGAAGCGACGATACGTCGCTCGAATCAGTCGATTTCGACATGGAGATCGGGAACGGCCGGACCGAAATCCGCGTCACGGGCGACCGCGACACGGCGGTCATCGTCCGCTCGGAGTCCGGCGAAAAGATATACCTCCCACCCGAGGACTTCGACCGCGAGGCCGAACCGGGCGCCAGCGCTTACGACAGCCCGTACGAACCGCGCAGCGGCGCTCAGGAGAGCCCGTACTCCACCCACCCTGACGCGTCCTCGGTGACCGGTATGGAACCGACGGCCGGCGGCTACTTCATCGTCCATCCGGAACCGATAACGGACATCCGCTTTCTCAGATAA
- a CDS encoding glycosyltransferase family 4 protein, translated as MPPKVLMLGWGFPPNITGGLDTVVGELFEQLEPRDDIQFELVLPAEYAPEDRDGIHGVPTGQGDIITRIGRLAGDFADIAADFDIIHTNDWFGYNPGTRAASTADIEWVTSFHSLSVDRNVNPPEREVQTEQRVANRSDHLVAVSEFTQRRIKEQYDADSRVIYNGFSSVEPAGEDIKAKYDIDGKMLFFVGRHTDQKGLSYLIYALSKLRRDDLTLVLGGTGHLTDQLKRFVELLGIEDQVVFAGFLAQEELGDYYASADLFVSPSLAEPFGITIVESLSVGTRVVACESGAAELLPEDCVIEVTPDSDSIASGIEHALALDTPIEYEERTWEDVADEHVEFYNEILE; from the coding sequence ATGCCACCGAAAGTTTTGATGCTTGGCTGGGGGTTCCCACCGAACATCACTGGCGGTCTCGACACTGTCGTCGGGGAACTGTTCGAGCAGCTCGAACCACGCGACGACATCCAGTTCGAGCTGGTGTTGCCGGCGGAGTACGCCCCGGAGGACAGGGACGGTATCCACGGTGTCCCCACCGGACAGGGTGACATCATCACCCGAATCGGCCGTTTGGCCGGCGATTTCGCCGATATCGCTGCGGATTTCGACATCATCCACACCAACGACTGGTTCGGGTACAACCCCGGGACGCGGGCCGCGTCGACCGCCGACATCGAGTGGGTCACGTCGTTTCATTCGCTGTCGGTCGACCGCAACGTCAACCCGCCCGAGCGGGAGGTCCAGACCGAACAGCGCGTCGCGAACCGGTCGGACCACCTCGTCGCAGTCAGCGAGTTCACGCAGCGACGCATCAAAGAGCAGTACGACGCCGACTCCAGGGTCATCTACAACGGCTTCTCCTCGGTCGAACCCGCGGGCGAGGACATCAAGGCGAAGTACGATATCGACGGGAAGATGCTGTTTTTCGTCGGCCGACACACCGACCAGAAGGGCCTTTCCTACCTCATCTACGCGCTCTCGAAGCTCCGTCGCGACGACCTGACCCTGGTGCTCGGCGGAACCGGCCATCTCACCGACCAGCTCAAGCGGTTCGTCGAGCTGCTGGGCATCGAAGACCAGGTCGTGTTCGCCGGCTTCCTCGCCCAGGAGGAACTCGGGGACTACTACGCCAGTGCCGACCTGTTCGTCTCCCCGTCGCTCGCCGAACCGTTCGGGATTACCATCGTCGAGTCGCTCTCGGTCGGGACCCGCGTCGTCGCCTGCGAGAGCGGGGCCGCGGAGCTGTTACCCGAGGACTGCGTCATCGAGGTCACTCCCGACTCGGATTCGATAGCCAGCGGCATCGAGCACGCACTCGCCCTCGATACGCCGATCGAGTACGAGGAACGGACCTGGGAGGACGTGGCCGACGAACACGTCGAGTTCTACAACGAGATTCTGGAGTAG
- a CDS encoding DUF4112 domain-containing protein yields the protein MEPDPIAPETQLTERETAALNRVRVVTYALDDAVRIPGTDFRFGLDPVLSLLPIAGDAAAAVISLYPVAEAYRLGVPRRTLAGMVLLVAVDAVAGSVPLLGSVFDALWRANRWNYRLLERQLTDPSRG from the coding sequence ATGGAACCGGACCCGATAGCACCGGAAACGCAGCTGACCGAGCGGGAGACGGCCGCCCTGAACCGTGTTCGCGTGGTCACGTACGCGCTCGACGATGCGGTCCGAATCCCGGGAACTGATTTCCGCTTCGGTCTCGACCCCGTGTTGAGCCTCCTTCCGATTGCGGGTGACGCCGCCGCCGCGGTCATCTCGCTGTATCCCGTGGCCGAAGCGTACCGGCTCGGAGTACCGCGGCGGACGCTCGCGGGGATGGTGCTGCTCGTCGCTGTCGACGCGGTCGCGGGCTCCGTCCCGCTGCTGGGGTCGGTGTTCGACGCCCTCTGGAGAGCCAACAGGTGGAATTATCGGCTGCTCGAACGGCAGCTCACCGACCCATCCCGGGGGTAA
- the malQ gene encoding 4-alpha-glucanotransferase, whose translation MRFERQSGVFLHLTSLPGPHGVGDLGAGAREFIDFLAQADQSLWQFCPLGPTSSAHGNSPYQAYSAFAGNPLLVDLRDLADRGYLDGAALDAPDAASPHEVRYEEITAFKESHLRDAHERFVADPNDGDERAFEAFCETEAAWLDDYALFIALKAEFDGQLWTEWPHEIVTRDPDALDERREQLADEIQYHKFVQWVFDEQWQAMADYAAERGVKLVGDLPIYVALDSADVWSAPDVFRLDENNQPSEVAGVPPNPGDDGQRWGNPVYDWDTIRANDFGWWIQRFERLFDQVDIARIDHFKGFDEFWAIPAEADSPAAGQWREGPGREFFDRIRAELGELPFLVEDLGFLDERMASLRDHYDFPGMRVPQYADWCEQGHMYQPMHYPEQSVGYTSTHDTDTIVGYWRELGDRQRDCLKHNLGTDGDGIEWDMIEAVWNSDAVVAMTTMQDLLGLDSDARFNVPGTATGNWRWRVTSEGLEGDIATELMLVTDRTIR comes from the coding sequence ATGCGTTTTGAACGACAAAGTGGTGTCTTTCTCCATCTCACGTCGCTCCCCGGCCCCCACGGCGTCGGTGACCTCGGCGCCGGGGCCCGGGAGTTTATCGACTTCCTCGCACAGGCCGACCAGTCGCTGTGGCAGTTCTGCCCGCTGGGGCCGACCTCCAGCGCCCACGGGAACTCCCCGTATCAGGCCTACTCGGCCTTCGCCGGAAACCCGCTGCTCGTCGACCTCCGTGACCTCGCCGACCGCGGCTATCTCGACGGCGCCGCGCTCGACGCGCCGGACGCGGCCTCCCCGCACGAGGTCCGGTACGAGGAGATAACCGCGTTCAAGGAGTCCCACCTCCGCGACGCACACGAGCGGTTCGTGGCCGACCCAAACGACGGCGACGAGCGGGCGTTCGAGGCGTTCTGCGAGACCGAGGCGGCGTGGCTCGACGACTACGCGCTGTTTATCGCGCTGAAAGCGGAGTTCGACGGGCAGCTCTGGACGGAGTGGCCCCACGAGATAGTGACGCGGGACCCGGACGCCCTCGACGAGCGTCGCGAACAGCTCGCCGACGAGATACAGTACCACAAGTTCGTCCAGTGGGTCTTCGACGAGCAGTGGCAGGCGATGGCCGACTACGCGGCCGAACGGGGCGTCAAACTGGTCGGCGACCTGCCCATCTACGTCGCGCTGGACTCGGCGGACGTCTGGTCCGCTCCGGACGTGTTCCGGCTCGACGAGAACAACCAGCCCTCCGAGGTCGCCGGTGTGCCGCCAAACCCCGGTGACGACGGTCAGCGGTGGGGGAACCCGGTGTACGACTGGGACACCATCAGAGCGAACGATTTCGGGTGGTGGATACAGCGCTTCGAGCGCCTCTTCGACCAGGTCGACATCGCTCGTATCGACCACTTCAAAGGGTTCGACGAGTTCTGGGCTATCCCGGCCGAGGCCGACAGCCCGGCGGCCGGTCAGTGGCGCGAAGGGCCGGGCCGGGAGTTCTTCGACCGAATCCGGGCCGAACTCGGCGAGCTCCCGTTCCTCGTCGAGGACCTCGGCTTTCTGGACGAGCGCATGGCCTCGCTGCGGGACCACTACGACTTCCCGGGGATGCGCGTCCCGCAGTACGCAGACTGGTGTGAACAGGGACACATGTACCAGCCGATGCACTACCCCGAACAGTCGGTGGGCTACACCAGCACCCACGACACCGACACCATCGTCGGCTACTGGCGCGAGCTGGGCGACCGCCAGCGCGACTGTCTCAAACACAACCTCGGGACGGACGGCGACGGTATCGAGTGGGACATGATAGAGGCGGTGTGGAACTCCGACGCCGTCGTCGCGATGACGACGATGCAGGACCTGCTGGGCCTCGATAGCGACGCGCGGTTCAACGTCCCCGGCACGGCGACGGGCAACTGGCGCTGGCGGGTGACCTCGGAGGGGCTGGAGGGCGACATCGCCACGGAACTGATGCTGGTCACCGACCGCACGATTCGGTAG
- a CDS encoding formyltransferase family protein, which yields MTEDTQIHTTLLVNSGTLPRWQRDALQRMVTETDAEITQVVIRDSESRQEGLADYVRHATDRISDYPLWSLVGIVRTLTADPEYKRHVPITTISGVAGAEWISCRPRAADGVGNELPDEVVERVRSEADVAVRFGFGILKGDILDAPTHGVLSYHLGDIRQYRGRPGGLWEFLADESEVGVTVQQLSETLDGGRIVTLEHVRVTETDTWQDIRRRSVETARGLLAESVRRLTEPGYTPATPAETGTLYTLPRGGAVLAYLLKNNRNRLWRVLRPT from the coding sequence ATGACAGAGGACACCCAGATACACACGACGCTGCTCGTAAACAGCGGGACGCTCCCGCGCTGGCAGCGGGACGCACTCCAGCGAATGGTGACCGAGACCGACGCCGAGATAACACAGGTCGTCATCCGGGATTCGGAGTCGCGACAGGAGGGGCTCGCTGATTACGTACGGCACGCGACGGACCGCATCAGCGACTACCCGCTGTGGTCGCTCGTCGGTATCGTCCGGACGCTGACGGCGGACCCGGAGTACAAGCGCCACGTCCCCATCACCACCATCTCGGGGGTCGCCGGCGCGGAGTGGATATCCTGCCGGCCGAGGGCCGCCGACGGCGTCGGCAACGAACTCCCGGACGAGGTCGTCGAGCGGGTCAGGTCGGAGGCCGACGTGGCGGTCAGGTTCGGCTTTGGCATCCTGAAAGGTGACATCCTCGATGCGCCCACCCACGGCGTCCTGAGCTATCACCTCGGAGACATCAGGCAGTACCGCGGCCGTCCGGGCGGCCTCTGGGAGTTCCTCGCCGACGAGTCGGAGGTCGGCGTGACGGTCCAGCAACTCTCCGAGACGCTCGACGGCGGCCGAATCGTCACACTCGAACACGTTCGCGTCACCGAGACCGACACGTGGCAGGATATCCGGCGTCGGTCGGTCGAGACGGCCCGCGGACTGCTCGCCGAGAGCGTCCGTCGGCTGACCGAACCCGGGTACACGCCGGCGACGCCGGCCGAGACCGGGACGCTGTACACGCTCCCGCGGGGCGGAGCGGTGCTCGCCTATCTGCTGAAAAATAACCGGAATCGGTTGTGGCGAGTGTTACGGCCGACCTGA
- a CDS encoding NAD-dependent epimerase/dehydratase family protein: protein MHSANSERVFITGIAGFLGSHLADAFIEQGYDVAGNDNFVGGYESNIPEQADFYHVDCTDVWEMKSAMEGADIVYHTAALAYEGLSVFAPSRINRSIYQATSATLSAAADVGVDRFVFCSSMSRYGENETPFTEEMEPRPQDPYAVSKVAAEEMVELMAEIHDFEYVIAVPHNIIGPRQRYDDPFRNVAAIFINRMLQGKQPIIYGDGEQKRCFTFIQDDVRPLQKLAYYDNVTGEAINIGPDDEFITINHLAETIADLLEFDLDPIYKPDRPQEVKLANCSADKARRLLDYEAQYTLREGLQEMIDWIDERGAKEFDYHLECEIVNEQTPETWTNELI from the coding sequence ATGCACTCGGCAAACAGCGAGAGAGTATTCATAACCGGAATCGCGGGGTTTCTCGGCAGTCATCTCGCCGATGCGTTCATCGAACAGGGATACGACGTCGCCGGCAACGACAACTTCGTCGGCGGCTACGAGTCCAACATCCCGGAACAGGCGGATTTCTACCACGTCGACTGCACCGACGTGTGGGAGATGAAGTCCGCGATGGAAGGGGCGGACATCGTCTACCACACGGCCGCGCTCGCCTACGAGGGGCTGAGCGTGTTCGCGCCGAGTCGGATCAACAGGAGCATCTACCAGGCCACGTCCGCGACGCTGTCGGCGGCCGCCGACGTCGGCGTCGACCGGTTCGTGTTCTGTTCCAGCATGTCCCGGTACGGGGAAAACGAGACGCCGTTCACCGAGGAGATGGAGCCACGACCCCAGGACCCGTACGCGGTGAGCAAGGTGGCCGCCGAGGAGATGGTCGAACTGATGGCCGAGATACACGACTTCGAGTACGTCATCGCGGTTCCACACAACATCATCGGGCCGCGCCAGCGGTACGACGACCCGTTCCGGAACGTCGCTGCCATCTTCATCAACCGGATGTTACAGGGCAAACAGCCGATTATCTACGGCGACGGCGAGCAGAAACGCTGCTTCACGTTCATCCAGGACGACGTCCGGCCGCTGCAAAAGCTCGCGTACTACGACAACGTCACCGGCGAAGCCATCAACATCGGCCCGGACGACGAGTTCATCACCATCAATCACCTCGCCGAGACCATCGCCGACCTCCTCGAGTTCGACCTCGACCCGATCTACAAACCCGACCGCCCACAGGAGGTCAAGCTGGCGAACTGCTCCGCCGACAAGGCCCGACGCCTGCTCGATTACGAGGCACAGTACACGCTCCGCGAGGGGCTCCAGGAGATGATAGACTGGATAGACGAACGCGGTGCCAAGGAGTTCGACTACCACCTCGAATGTGAAATCGTGAACGAGCAGACGCCGGAGACGTGGACGAACGAACTCATCTGA
- a CDS encoding protoporphyrinogen/coproporphyrinogen oxidase, whose product MTTITVIGAGVAGCSVSYLLDQEGYDVTVVEKDAVGGLLREIEFDTGYHCDSAPHLLFFDETEEAIVGELFSEFTDLEPHDFYAATYPRGDLSDPHHYPVSKQNIEKWDDADQIHAELEEAPGKTDADFFEEYMKNQVGETLYERYNKNYTEKHWGIDPKRITGDWFDFKISFPEEETEFFGDGAYYPDDKYTDILHQMLSGCDVVFDGVSDLETRGDRITAVRTESGDRIESDLFVSTIDPSVIVDTDEELEYRSMSILGTHVKADERLFPDHVDWGYFPNDYEFTRVTDYEFVPQETPDGEYILTTEFPCFVGDELWSQSESWYAEYLQQFLDEQGIEAEILDSQLRRAPRAYPLPVTEEIEKFERINEQLSSYRNMFNLGRVSTYEYIWIKDIVQQAYETVDEVRTHVPVEKAD is encoded by the coding sequence ATGACTACAATCACTGTCATCGGCGCAGGTGTCGCGGGCTGTTCAGTGAGTTACCTCCTCGACCAGGAGGGATACGACGTGACGGTCGTAGAGAAAGACGCCGTCGGCGGACTGCTCCGGGAGATCGAGTTCGACACCGGTTACCACTGTGACTCGGCACCGCACCTCCTGTTTTTCGACGAGACGGAGGAGGCGATAGTCGGCGAACTGTTCTCCGAGTTCACCGACCTCGAACCCCACGATTTCTACGCCGCGACGTACCCGCGCGGTGACCTCTCTGACCCACACCACTACCCGGTGAGCAAACAGAACATAGAGAAGTGGGACGACGCCGACCAGATTCACGCGGAGCTCGAAGAAGCGCCGGGTAAGACCGACGCCGACTTCTTCGAGGAGTACATGAAAAACCAGGTCGGCGAGACGCTGTACGAGCGGTACAACAAGAACTACACCGAGAAACACTGGGGTATCGACCCCAAACGCATCACGGGCGACTGGTTCGATTTCAAAATCAGTTTCCCCGAGGAGGAAACCGAGTTTTTCGGCGACGGCGCCTACTACCCCGACGACAAGTACACCGACATCCTGCACCAGATGCTCTCCGGGTGTGACGTCGTCTTCGACGGCGTCTCGGACCTGGAGACGAGAGGTGACAGGATAACAGCCGTCCGCACGGAAAGCGGCGACCGAATCGAGAGCGACCTCTTCGTCAGCACTATCGACCCGAGCGTCATCGTCGACACGGACGAGGAACTGGAGTACCGGAGCATGAGTATCCTCGGCACGCACGTGAAAGCCGACGAGCGGCTCTTTCCCGACCACGTCGACTGGGGGTACTTCCCGAACGACTACGAGTTCACCCGTGTCACCGACTACGAGTTCGTCCCGCAGGAGACCCCCGACGGCGAGTATATCCTCACGACGGAGTTCCCCTGCTTCGTCGGTGACGAGCTCTGGTCGCAGTCCGAATCGTGGTACGCGGAGTATCTCCAGCAGTTCCTCGACGAACAGGGTATCGAGGCGGAGATACTGGACTCGCAGCTGCGGCGCGCGCCGCGGGCGTACCCGTTACCCGTCACCGAGGAAATCGAGAAGTTCGAGCGTATCAACGAGCAACTCAGCTCGTACAGGAACATGTTCAACCTCGGGCGGGTGAGCACCTACGAGTACATCTGGATCAAGGACATCGTCCAGCAGGCCTACGAAACGGTGGACGAGGTCCGCACACACGTCCCCGTCGAGAAAGCAGACTGA
- a CDS encoding acyltransferase gives MAPSPADLRLALGLLVERGPLTLATILWARATGELRRRVLTARHNISIHRTVDIQRGIKFGYDGEVDIAEECSIGRHSLVSPSGGTIRLGRNSLLNVSVTLLGNGGIDIGENVLIGPNTTIVAANHRFERTDEPIVSQELSAEGITIGDNVWIGSTCTVLDGVTIGEGAVIAAGSVVTSSVPENTIVAGSPAEVIDTRA, from the coding sequence ATGGCGCCGAGCCCAGCTGATCTCCGGCTCGCGTTGGGGTTGCTGGTCGAGCGCGGCCCGCTCACGCTCGCGACGATACTGTGGGCCCGCGCGACGGGCGAACTCCGACGGCGAGTGCTGACCGCACGGCACAACATTTCGATACACCGAACCGTCGATATCCAGCGCGGCATAAAGTTCGGCTACGACGGCGAGGTAGACATCGCCGAGGAGTGTAGCATCGGGCGACACAGCCTCGTCTCCCCGTCCGGGGGGACGATCCGTCTCGGACGGAACTCGCTGCTAAACGTCTCCGTCACGCTCCTTGGCAACGGCGGTATCGACATCGGCGAGAACGTGCTAATCGGGCCGAACACGACCATCGTCGCGGCGAACCACCGGTTCGAACGGACGGACGAACCCATCGTGTCCCAGGAGCTCTCGGCCGAGGGAATCACGATAGGCGACAACGTCTGGATCGGGTCGACCTGTACGGTCCTCGACGGCGTCACCATCGGTGAGGGCGCGGTAATCGCGGCGGGAAGCGTCGTCACGTCGTCCGTTCCGGAGAACACTATCGTGGCCGGCTCGCCGGCCGAAGTAATCGACACCCGCGCCTGA